One Kazachstania africana CBS 2517 chromosome 5, complete genome DNA window includes the following coding sequences:
- the CSH1 gene encoding mannosylinositol phosphorylceramide synthase catalytic subunit CSH1 (similar to Saccharomyces cerevisiae CSH1 (YBR161W) and SUR1 (YPL057C); ancestral locus Anc_8.514): protein MRKELQILIYSNVLLLSLIVFYTFDLLTLCIDDTSEDAFLDSDLNPHTISDSSYLNTTNKPQLIPKIIHQTYKTTDIPEQWKESQKKCIELHSDYEYILWTDEMAYQFIREEYPWFLSTFENYNFPIQRADAIRYFVLAHFGGVYIDLDDGCERKLDRLLTVPAFVRKTSPTGISNDVMGSVPRHPFFLRLLKSLKHYDKNWYVPYLTIMGSTGPLFVSVVWKQYKRWYNNGNENGAVKILQPADYKMHKDSFFSIAKGSSWHLDDAKFMKTLGNHILSCVVAGFIFGFFILFAEYCFYCWLCDTRAVGNANGGSTNVTNWKLLWRQFSNKMLLVLDKIFSIRKHDNTNDTGVIFDGNVNFENSYGKNARQKRSRKDSNSPYHNIMTDLEKNDPQFTDLS from the coding sequence ATGAGGAAGGAATTACAAATACTGATATATTCAAATGTACTGCTGCTGTCACTTATTGTGTTTTACACATTTGATTTGTTAACTCTTTGCATAGATGACACTTCTGAAGATGCATTTTTAGACAGTGATCTCAATCCCCATACAATATCGGACTCCTCGTATCTCAACACTACCAATAAACCACAATtgattccaaaaattaTCCACCAAACGTATAAGACAACAGATATTCCTGAACAATGGAAAGAAAGTCAGAAAAAATGCATTGAGTTACATTCTGATTATGAGTACATTCTTTGGACTGATGAAATGGCATACCAGTTTATTAGAGAAGAATATCCATGGTTCTTATCCACTTTCGAGAATTATAACTTCCCCATTCAAAGAGCCGATGCTATCAGGTATTTTGTATTGGCCCATTTCGGTGGGGTATATATCGATTTAGATGATGGTTGCGAAAGAAAATTAGATAGATTGTTGACAGTGCCAGCATTTGTGCGGAAGACATCACCAACCGGTATCTCGAACGATGTAATGGGTTCAGTGCCCAGACATCCGTTTTTTTTACGTCTCTTAAAGTCATTGAAACATTATGACAAAAATTGGTATGTACCTTACTTAACTATTATGGGGTCGACTGGTCCATTATTTGTGAGTGTTGTCTGGAAACAGTACAAGAGATGGTATAACAATGGTAATGAAAACGGTGCTGTGAAAATTCTACAACCAGCTGATTATAAAATGCACAAagattcatttttctcCATTGCAAAAGGCTCGTCATGGCATCTTGATGATGCTAAATTTATGAAAACATTAGGCAATCATATTCTTTCATGTGTTGTTGCCGGATTTATCTTTGGATTTTTCATACTTTTTGCAGAGTACTGTTTCTACTGTTGGTTATGTGATACCAGAGCCGTAGGCAATGCCAATGGCGGATCAACAAACGTAACGAATTGGAAATTATTGTGGAGACAGTTCAGTAATAAGATGCTACTAGTTcttgacaaaattttcagtattCGCAAACATGATAATACGAATGATACTGGTGTTATATTTGATGGTAAtgttaattttgaaaatagttATGGAAAAAATGCAAGACAAAAGAGATCTAGGAAGGATTCGAATTCACCATATCATAATATAATGACTGATttagagaaaaatgatCCCCAATTTACTGATTTAAGTTAG
- the TOS1 gene encoding Tos1p (similar to Saccharomyces cerevisiae TOS1 (YBR162C); ancestral locus Anc_8.515), whose product MRFSLRSSLSTLSVLATLSKQAKSSSCSYVDGNYYCDETSVVVYNNVGFSSSYNDVTAMDESSCSCSTSSTSFSGTLSPFDEELSVHIRGPIQLKQFGVYYPSASTSYKKREVDEEEPCEETITTRKHAHKRDVAVEYVEVTATVYVNANGETITTSITPQTTTTAAGEQNVASPVEHEASAVSSSYTVVSTVLSGTTTAGASSTSTTTSATSTASTVAGAWERVAYYTPGSATNVTFMNHQGGSGSGVWSTCFGNSLSYASSDGKSCASSSTVLDDVTLTSDYEVVMFSADECSGQNGDCGYYREGIPAFHGFGGKYKIFVFEFLMPSDTDGSNSNQDMPAIWLLNAKIPRTEQYGSCSCWESGCGEMDLFEILSAGSNDLISHIHDGQGSGSEDYFQRPTSSSMKAAVIFNGEDGSIHIVEVSDDFGSTLSEDTVNGWLEQTGSTVSL is encoded by the coding sequence ATGAGATTTTCTTTAAGATCATCTTTAAGTACTTTATCAGTACTAGCTACGCTTTCAAAACAAGCTAAAAGTTCAAGTTGCTCTTACGTCGATGGTAATTACTATTGTGATGAAACTTCAGTAGTCGTCTACAATAATGTAggtttttcttcttcctaCAATGATGTTACCGCCATGGACGAATCATCATGCTCTTGTTCCACTTCTTCCACTAGCTTCTCTGGTACTTTATCTccttttgatgaagaattatcTGTCCATATCAGAGGTCCTATCCAACTCAAACAATTTGGTGTCTATTACCCATCCGCCTCTACTTCTTACAAGAAGAGAGAAgtagatgaagaagaaccTTGTGAAGAAACTATCACTACAAGAAAACACGCTCACAAGAGAGACGTCGCTGTCGAATATGTCGAAGTCACTGCCACTGTCTACGTTAATGCCAACGGTGAAACTATTACAACTAGTATCACTCCTCAAACCACCACTACCGCTGCTGGTGAACAAAATGTGGCTTCTCCTGTAGAACATGAAGCTTCTGCTGTTTCCTCTTCCTACACTGTCGTTTCTACCGTCTTATCTGGTACCACCACTGCCGGCGCTTCCTCTACTTCTACCACAACCTCTGCTACTTCCACCGCTTCTACTGTTGCCGGTGCCTGGGAAAGAGTCGCCTACTACACGCCAGGTTCCGCTACTAATGTCACCTTCATGAACCATCAAGGTGGTTCCGGAAGTGGTGTCTGGTCTACCTGTTTCGGTAACTCCCTTTCATATGCTTCTTCTGATGGTAAATCTtgtgcttcttcttccactGTCTTAGATGATGTTACTTTGACCTCTGACTACGAAGTCGTTATGTTCTCTGCCGATGAATGTTCTGGTCAAAATGGTGACTGTGGTTACTACCGTGAAGGTATTCCAGCTTTCCATGGTTTTGGCGGTAAATACAAGATCTTcgtttttgaattcttaaTGCCAAGTGACACTGATGGTAGTAACTCTAATCAAGATATGCCTGCTATCTGGTTATTGAATGCAAAGATCCCAAGAACTGAACAATACGGTTCCTGTTCTTGTTGGGAATCTGGTTGCGGTGAAATGGATTTATTCGAAATCTTAAGTGCCGGTTCAAATGACTTAATCTCTCACATCCATGATGGCCAAGGTTCTGGTTCTGAAGACTATTTCCAAAGACCTACCAGCTCTTCCATGAAAGCTGCTGTCATCTTCAACGGTGAAGATGGAAGTATCCACATCGTCGAAGTTTCTGATGATTTTGGTTCTACTTTATCTGAAGACACTGTCAATGGCTGGTTAGAACAAACCGGCTCTACAGTTTCTTTATAG
- the YSY6 gene encoding Ysy6p (similar to Saccharomyces cerevisiae YSY6 (YBR162W-A); ancestral locus Anc_8.516), with translation MAVQTPKQRIANEKFNKNIEKHRKYGKKKPTKKDQDRKLGISKTWIMVILFLLLGGGLLELLSFFL, from the coding sequence ATGGCTGTACAGACACCAAAACAAAGAATagcaaatgaaaaattcaataagaATATAGAAAAGCATAGAAAGTATGGTAAGAAGAAGCCAACAAAGAAAGACCAAGATCGAAAATTAGGTATTTCAAAGACTTGGATAATGGTCATTCTATTCTTATTATTAGGTGGTGGTCTCTTagaattattatctttCTTCCTATGA
- the EXO5 gene encoding Exo5p (similar to Saccharomyces cerevisiae DEM1 (YBR163W); ancestral locus Anc_8.518), with amino-acid sequence MKRYIYTKRLKDFTQSSTISIPQDPRIITAKEQSHINNLPFFDHSLTDSKIPKEKQHYLSEKLPAVKTIFGIDPINPAFINHKIPKNQPIPFRKLSEVQKKNRLSVTDLATKSWCELRLSYDLYSDFGQFKSRHLVSGTSFHQSLEDNLYGINKEWLKFNDDFKLDKWSKKGSVENLILDWSDCVIKLISLFKFGHAREISCHGFIEYEKNESVLISGIIDHLSWKSKKELITPDFQNTISYKKFDLFDDIFKLNSDIGQIIEQLEITVPQRLNGRYDLLVADVKTRSTFNIPQQTSVLKATKLQLMYYKKFLTQLGKSPSKTYESLLTNAKRKNIDIDEPLDPLYLASLLIKSPLFMSDMRRLRDGKKLAFEQFDLQTSNSQYNLSELGDVVPNDNSYNEMFREFFTLWERPFTLRYLALRLSQLYHIIGSLVSEKLLVEYYCKGLNFSNVLFDFDTDELQKNNIDTMMFWFGKRDIEPIYPNMKNILTYCKYCDYRSLCSWKDKSEKLCGELGNELSKIME; translated from the coding sequence ATGAAAAGATATATCTACACGAAGAGATTAAAGGATTTTACTCAATCATCTACTATTTCAATCCCTCAAGATCCAAGGATTATCACTGCAAAAGAACAATCTcatatcaataatttaccattttttgatcATTCACTGACAGATTCTAAAATACCGAAAGAGAAACAGCATTATTTGtctgaaaaattaccaGCAGTAAAGacaatatttggaattgaCCCAATAAATCCTGCGTTCATTAACCATAAGATACCGAAGAATCAACCTATACCATTTCGCAAATTAAGTGAggttcaaaagaaaaatagaTTATCAGTTACTGATCTAGCAACGAAATCTTGGTGTGAATTAAGATTATCGTATGATCTATACTCTGATTTTGGCCAATTCAAATCTCGCCATCTCGTCAGTGGTACAtcttttcatcaatcaTTAGAAGATAACCTCTATGGAATAAATAAGGAATGGCTCAAATTTAATGACGATTTTAAACTGGACAAATGGAGCAAAAAAGGATCCGTAGAAAATCTCATTTTAGATTGGTCTGATTGTGtcataaaattgatatctCTTTTTAAATTCGGTCATGCAAGAGAAATTAGCTGTCATGGTTTCATAGAATATGAGAAGAATGAAAGTGTTCTTATAAGTGGTATTATCGATCATTTGTCCTGGAAATCtaagaaagaattgatcACTCCTGATTTCCAAAATACAATTTcctacaaaaaatttgatttattcgatgatattttcaaacttAATTCAGACATTGGtcaaattattgaacaaTTGGAAATCACAGTTCCTCAGAGATTAAATGGTAGATATGATTTGTTGGTTGCTGATGTCAAGACTAGATCAACTTTTAATATACCTCAACAGACAAGCGTCCTAAAAGCTACAAAGTTACAATTAATGTattacaagaaatttttgaccCAATTAGGAAAATCACCTTCAAAGACCTATGAGAGTCTTTTAACTAATgcaaaaaggaaaaatattgatattgatgaacCTTTGGATCCCTTATATTTAGCTAGCCTATTGATCAAATCACCTCTTTTTATGTCAGACATGAGAAGACTAAGGGATGGGAAAAAACTTGCATTCGAACAGTTCGATTTACAAACTTCTAATTCCCAATACAACCTTTCAGAACTAGGTGATGTAGTTCCAAATGATAATTCTTACAATGAAATGTTTAGAGAGTTCTTTACCTTATGGGAAAGGCCTTTCACGTTAAGGTACCTTGCATTGAGATTATCCCAGCTTTATCATATAATTGGATCGTTGGTGTCTGAGAAACTGTTAGTTGAGTATTATTGTAAAGGTTTAAACTTTAGTAATGTTCTTTTTGATTTCGACACTGatgaattacaaaaaaataatattgatacTATGATGTTTTGGTTTGGTAAAAGAGATATTGAACCAATCTAtccaaatatgaaaaatatattaacCTACTGTAAATATTGTGATTATCGTTCGTTGTGTTCATGGAAAGATAAGAGTGAAAAGCTATGCGGCGAATTAGGTAACGAACTAAGTAAGATTATGGAATAA
- the KAFR0E03080 gene encoding uncharacterized protein has translation MYIPTVVIFSVTMFKLVAASVNHTYGNDSFSLFMAQKDNNVTGTITSGRLSYGVPAAVLVQYGSANLSMFNGGELNRYEVDHDGVTALAELLVSQRITDDEHNVMKRDTAVETLRADILQALDQAYGESTVNHLVKRTDCNGGYWHNFTNTLHNILQTVHLTLRSHWKEYSWTLATSFVGDLSGWVSLGLETAHGAKARSLKHNCNGGFDWINWKDSSGKTFTYWVGYAPWTSGANCDTQAPEDVLAYVLELAYKEVNNAKGAAWCFSATNEGTWHVDIRIMRWEEGNFCGLSGWDIPCESFKFVPNSSNNDEL, from the coding sequence ATGTACATCCCCACTGTAGTCATTTTTTCTGTAACTATGTTCAAACTGGTGGCAGCTAGCGTTAATCATACCTACGGCAATGATAGCTTTAGTCTGTTTATGGCACAGAAGGATAACAATGTAACTGGGACAATAACGTCTGGCAGACTTTCTTATGGTGTACCGGCAGCCGTACTAGTCCAGTACGGCTCTGCCAATCTATCAATGTTTAATGGAGGAGAACTAAACCGTTATGAGGTTGATCATGACGGGGTGACTGCCCTAGCTGAATTACTAGTGAGTCAGCGTATTACTGATGACGAGCACAACGTAATGAAAAGGGACACGGCCGTCGAAACACTGAGGGCCGATATTTTGCAGGCACTCGATCAGGCTTACGGTGAGAGCACGGTAAACCATTTAGTGAAGCGAACAGACTGCAATGGTGGATATTGGCATAACTTTACGAACACGTTACATAACATACTACAGACAGTACATCTCACCCTTAGGAGCCACTGGAAAGAATACTCCTGGACACTCGCTACAAGCTTCGTGGGTGATCTGTCCGGGTGGGTGTCACTCGGCTTGGAGACGGCACATGGGGCCAAGGCGAGGTCACTTAAGCATAACTGTAATGGGGGATTTGATTGGATAAACTGGAAGGACAGTAGTGGGAAAACGTTTACTTATTGGGTGGGGTACGCGCCATGGACTTCTGGGGCCAATTGCGATACTCAGGCGCCGGAGGACGTATTGGCCTACGTTTTAGAACTGGCGTACAAAGAAGTCAATAATGCCAAAGGTGCGGCGTGGTGCTTCTCGGCTACAAATGAAGGTACCTGGCACGTTGATATACGCATTATGAGATGGGAAGAAGGCAACTTCTGCGGTTTATCAGGCTGGGATATACCCTGTGAAAGCTTCAAGTTCGTACCTAACAGCAGTAATAATGACGAGCTGTAG
- the FTH1 gene encoding Fth1p (similar to Saccharomyces cerevisiae FTH1 (YBR207W); ancestral locus Anc_8.521): MDFEKLFSFQIFFIFLRESLEIVIIISILLTIVRHTLSIPETAVSSDGSLTAVEEEDGHFTVEEEEELFEFRDILNEGSQPAIVTEDNVPDESAKLYSKLKVQIISGGFLGLLLCTIIGGSFIAVFYKVGSDLWTLSEHYYEGILSIVASVIISFMGLFFLRLGKLREKFRVKLASIIYSDRNKLFKTQDQSTAAFSEKYAFFILPFVTTLREGLEAVVFVGGVGIDQPLSSIPLSMITAVIVSGVLGYLFFKYSSSFSLKICLVITTCFMYLIASGLFSKGVWQLELQDYVNKCHGQDMSEVGSGPGSYDISRSVWHVNCCNGEIDGGWMIFTALFGWTNSATYGSVISYNVYWIILIVAIKLLMVEERNGFIPYLPLKWQERRILKRMNTIKASLQLRHPEQSSDPTSFFQPQRPSEDSSAPLIKDHPDESARHGAV; the protein is encoded by the coding sequence ATGGATTTTGAGAAActcttttcatttcaaatatttttcatctttttgaGGGAGTCACTTGAGATCGTGATTATTATATCAATCCTATTGACCATAGTTAGGCATACTCTGTCCATTCCAGAAACTGCGGTCTCGTCTGATGGGAGTCTTACGGCTgtcgaagaagaagatggcCATTTCACCGTAGAGGAAGAGGAGGAATTATTCGAATTTAGGGATATTTTAAACGAAGGATCTCAGCCAGCCATAGTTACTGAAGACAACGTTCCGGATGAAAGTGCTAAATTGTATTCGAAACTGAAAGTGCAGATCATTTCAGGCGGTTTCTTGGGATTACTTTTGTGCACGATAATTGGTGGTTCATTCATCGCTGTATTCTACAAAGTAGGATCAGATCTCTGGACATTGAGTGAACACTATTATGAGGGCATTTTGAGTATCGTGGCTTCAGTTATCATATCTTTCATGGGGTTATTCTTTTTAAGATTAGGTAAGTTGCGTGAGAAGTTCAGAGTAAAACTAGCTTCAATAATATACTCCGACAGAAACAAATTATTTAAGACTCAAGACCAATCCACTGCGGCATTCAGCGAGAAATATgcattttttattcttccTTTCGTAACCACATTAAGAGAGGGTCTTGAAGCAGTCGTTTTTGTCGGAGGTGTTGGTATCGACCAACCTTTGTCTTCGATACCATTATCAATGATTACCGCCGTTATAGTAAGTGGAGTATTGGGTTacctcttcttcaaatattcaagttcgttttctttgaagatttgCTTAGTTATTACAACGTGTTTCATGTATCTTATCGCCTCTGGTTTATTCTCAAAGGGTGTATGGCAGCTTGAATTGCAGGATTATGTAAATAAGTGTCATGGTCAAGATATGAGTGAAGTCGGGAGTGGGCCAGGCTCTTACGACATTTCTCGTTCGGTTTGGCACGTCAACTGTTGCAACGGGGAGATTGATGGGGGCTGGATGATTTTTACTGCCTTATTTGGATGGACTAATAGTGCAACATATGGCTCCGTTATAAGTTATAACGTATATTGGATCATACTCATAGTTGCTATTAAATTGCTAATGGTAGAGGAAAGGAATGGTTTTATTCCATACCTACCTTTAAAATGGCAGGAGAGACGTATACTAAAGCGAATGAATACGATTAAGGCCTCCCTTCAGTTGAGACATCCAGAGCAGTCTTCTGATCCAACGAGCTTCTTCCAACCTCAAAGGCCCTCAGAAGATAGCTCAGCACCATTAATAAAGGATCACCCAGATGAGTCTGCAAGACATGGAGCAGTATaa
- the KTR3 gene encoding mannosyltransferase KTR3 (similar to Saccharomyces cerevisiae KTR3 (YBR205W); ancestral locus Anc_8.523): protein MGSEHKKRLMPKSALLVRKYQKGIRVSFATFIVVLTIMFFLHTPSHYTTENSNAIRQGQTSPKETSEYLIPFTDQSQKVVHPVDDGVKVKAAMVTLARNSDLWNLVNSIRHVEDRFNNRYHYDWVFLNDKPFSDEFKRVTSALVSGKVKYGLIPEEDWSVPSWIDQKKFDERRIAMGQENVPYGDSIPYRHMCRFQSGLFLKSPLLDEYEYYWRVDTDIKIHCNIQYDIFKFMKENHKKYGFILSVSEYKATIPTLWDTIKDFTTKHPEHVNKNNLLDFVSNDKGNTYNLCHFWTNFEIASLEFYRSKAYQDYFNYLDKSGGFFYERWGDAPVHSIAAALFLDKSELHFFDGIGFYHPNFHSCPVEESIRLQNQCVCEPAKDNTWFDFYFCTRKFFSAQGLEIPPEARKD from the coding sequence ATGGGGAGTGAACATAAGAAGAGACTTATGCCCAAGTCAGCTTTGCTGGTTAGGAAGTACCAGAAGGGAATTAGAGTCTCATTTGCTACTTTTATTGTTGTTTTGACAATAATGTTCTTCCTTCATACACCAAGCCATTATACTACAGAGAACAGTAACGCTATTAGACAAGGTCAGACCTCGCCGAAAGAGACCTCTGAGTATCTAATTCCATTCACAGATCAGTCCCAAAAAGTTGTCCATCCAGTGGATGATGGTGTCAAAGTAAAGGCTGCTATGGTCACCTTAGCAAGAAATTCAGATTTATGGAACCTGGTTAACTCAATCAGACATGTCGAAGATCGTTTCAACAATAGATACCATTACGATTGGGTCTTCTTGAATGATAAGCCATTTTCTGATGAATTCAAGAGAGTGACAAGCGCGCTTGTTTCTGGTAAAGTGAAGTACGGTTTAATTCCAGAGGAAGATTGGTCTGTTCCATCATGGATTGACCAGAAAAAGTTTGacgaaagaagaattgcaATGGGTCAAGAAAATGTTCCTTATGGTGACTCTATCCCATATAGACATATGTGTCGTTTCCAATCAGGTTTATTTCTAAAAAGTCCGTTGTTAGATGAATACGAATACTATTGGAGAGTTGATACCGACATCAAGATTCACTGTAATATTCAATacgatattttcaaattcatgaaagaaaatcatAAGAAGTACGGTTTTATCTTATCTGTTAGTGAATATAAGGCCACAATCCCAACTTTATGGGACACAATCAAGGACTTCACTACGAAACATCCCGAACATGTCAACAAGAATAATTTACTGGACTTTGTTTCCAACGATAAAGGTAATACCTATAACTTATGCCATTTCTGGactaattttgaaatcgCTTCATTGGAATTTTATAGATCTAAGGCATACCAAGACTACTTCAACTACTTGGACAAGTCTGGTGGTTTCTTCTATGAAAGATGGGGTGATGCGCCGGTTCACTCGATTGCTGCCGCTTTATTCTTGGACAAATCGGAATTACATTTCTTCGACGGTATTGGTTTCTACCATCCAAATTTCCATTCATGTCCTGTTGAAGAATCTATCAGACTCCAGAACCAATGTGTTTGTGAACCCGCCAAAGATAACACCTGGTTCGATTTCTACTTCTGTACCAGAAAATTCTTCAGCGCACAAGGCCTTGAAATACCTCCAGAAGCTAGAAAAGACTAG
- the LDH1 gene encoding triacylglycerol lipase — translation MDRQELVENACDLEGQPLSGRSIHDIVQSYAGCTQLATVISVPNASEDFKTKFISKHEKYIDVNGIKVRVCHNVDRIDSDSLFLCIPGLGGNLEQFEPLVRLIDASNKNFLAIDLPGFGKSEDYSNYSMTHIATLIDQMLETVIGTAPDNYKINVMGHSMGTHLALHFYELFNKKYTVEKLILVSPPKPQIDQLAKNRTFIQFGLRTLFKLPWVFDFYRVWLDQSKGLQSSGIKQYFHNTNENENEILCYRKLWQFHNNIQIKSKSLIGYLLGWEAINWEAIRNVLRKEGNKTSIFVFCGENDLVTSLKDGEAIVQMFESVKTSTTFVRIPECSHNICFDQPEKFCGLFLDKVLKM, via the coding sequence ATGGATCGCCAGGAGCTTGTAGAAAATGCATGCGACTTAGAAGGACAACCACTCTCTGGGAGATCGATTCACGACATTGTTCAGTCCTACGCTGGATGTACTCAGTTAGCGACAGTGATTTCTGTGCCAAATGCTTCTGAGGATTTTAAGACCAAGTTTATCTCGAAACACGAAAAGTACATTGATGTGAATGGAATAAAGGTCAGAGTGTGCCATAATGTCGATAGAATTGACTCTGACTCTTTGTTTCTCTGTATTCCTGGTCTTGGAGGAAATCTGGAACAGTTTGAACCGTTAGTAAGGTTGATCGATGCAAGTAATAAAAACTTTTTAGCCATTGATTTGCCCGGATTTGGCAAGAGTGAGGATTATTcgaattattcaatgacCCACATTGCAACATTGATAGATCAGATGCTGGAAACTGTAATTGGAACTGCACCGGACAATTACAAGATAAACGTCATGGGCCATTCTATGGGTACTCATCTTGCTCTACATTTTTAcgaattattcaataaaaaatatactgttgaaaaattgatattagTTTCCCCTCCCAAGCCTCAAATAGATCAATTAGCCAAGAATAGGACATTCATCCAGTTTGGACTACGTACccttttcaaattaccATGGGTCTTTGATTTCTACAGAGTTTGGCTTGATCAAAGTAAAGGATTACAAAGTTCTGGTATtaaacaatattttcacaatacaaatgaaaatgaaaacgaAATTCTATGCTATAGGAAGCTGTGGCAGTTTCATAATAACATACAAATCAAAAGCAAGAGTCTTATTGGTTACTTACTGGGTTGGGAGGCTATAAATTGGGAGGCCATCAGAAATGTATTACGTAAAGAGGGGAACAAAACAtctatttttgttttttgtGGGGAGAATGATTTAGTgacttcattgaaagatggCGAGGCAATCGTGCAAATGTTTGAATCTGTCAAAACCTCCACAACGTTTGTACGTATACCTGAATGCTCACATaatatttgttttgatCAGcctgaaaaattttgtggATTGTTTTTAGATaaagttttgaagatgTAA
- the KAFR0E03120 gene encoding uncharacterized protein (similar to Saccharomyces cerevisiae YBR204C; ancestral locus Anc_8.524) yields the protein MSANDEDLIKLSCDLKDQPLSGKSIHDIIESYGQDSKLLEKMNSPNAADDFHLKYISDHEDYMDVQGFKIRLCHNMQNIVHDSVYLMLPGLGGNMDQYIQLLRLIDKCNQSFVSIDPPDFTSDKALSNYSMYNIAKLYEETLSRLVGTSKFKLNIVGHSLGTYISIHFYHLFNYKYNVEKLILLTPPMSDRDLPIYTRVIRSTALYAIFTWPWTFDYLRDWLKLPNGEVEPCFYNKNDDENETLHYIKLFQFYLNLQSKLQNTVGYILGWESVDWNAISDILNQEGNNTTVFVIRAENDIVAHPEMSDNMFKKFMVPDDRKKVDKYQPLLSYIVSRSTRASLPLVP from the coding sequence ATGTCTGCCAACGATGAAGACCTTATCAAACTCTCCTGCGATTTGAAAGACCAGCCGCTTTCAGGCAAATCAATTCACgatattattgaatcaTATGGCCAAGACTCCAAATTgcttgaaaaaatgaatagTCCCAATGCAGCAGATGATTTTCATCTAAAATATATCTCAGATCATGAAGACTACATGGATGTTCAGGGCTTCAAAATTCGGTTATGTCACAATATGCAAAATATTGTACATGACTCGGTATATCTAATGCTGCCTGGTTTGGGAGGGAATATGgatcaatatattcaacTGCTTAGACTAATCGATAAATGTAATCAGTCATTTGTATCAATAGACCCTCCAGATTTCACCAGCGATAAAgctctttcaaattattcaatgtATAACATTGCAAAACTTTATGAAGAAACTTTAAGTAGGCTTGTGGGGACAAGTAAGttcaaattgaatattgtAGGCCACTCATTAGGAACTTATATTTCAATACATTTCTACCATTTATTCAACTACAAGTACAACGTTGAAAAACTAATATTACTGACACCTCCGATGTCTGACAGAGATCTCCCAATCTATACAAGAGTAATAAGATCCACTGCACTATACGCAATTTTCACATGGCCATGGACTTTTGATTATTTAAGAGACTGGTTAAAATTACCAAATGGTGAAGTCGAACCATGCttttataataaaaatgatgatgaaaatgaaactcTTCACTATATTAAATTATTCCAATTTTATCTTAACTTACAGtcaaaacttcaaaatacCGTTGGCTATATACTGGGATGGGAATCTGTTGACTGGAATGCCATATCAGACATTCTAAATCAGGAAGGGAATAATACAACGGTCTTTGTTATACGCGCTGAGAACGATATTGTAGCTCATCCTGAAATGTCTGACAATATGTTCAAGAAATTCATGGTCCCAGACgacagaaaaaaagttgataaGTATCAACCACTGCTCTCATATATTGTATCTAGATCAACCAGAGCAAGTTTGCCGCTTGTTCCTTGA